The Fimbriimonadaceae bacterium nucleotide sequence GCTGGTCAAGGCTTATAAAGGGCGCCGCGTGGTGGACGGCGTCAGCGTCACCCTGGAGGAGGGAAGGGTGGTGGGGCTGCTCGGCCCGAACGGGGCGGGCAAAACCACGACCTTCTACATGGTGACGGGGCTGATCAAACCGAACCAGGGGCGCGTGTTCCTCGACGACCGCGACGTCACCTCCTTGCCCATGTTCCGCCGCGCCCGGATCGGGATCGGCTACCTCGCCCAAGAGAGCAGCGTCTTCCGCCGCCTTTCCGTGGAGGACAACTTGAAACTCGTCATGGAGCAGCGCGGGGTGCGGCCGGAAGAGCGCCGGAGGCGCGTGAATAAGCTCTCCGAAGACCTGCACATCTCGCACCTCCTCGGCCAGCCGGGCGGCGTCCTCAGCGGGGGCGAGAGGCGGCGCGTGGAAATCGCCCGCGCCCTCGCCACAGAGCCGCGCTTCATCCTGCTGGACGAGCCCTTCACCGGCATCGACCCCGTCACGATCGAGGAGCTCCAGGGCATCATCCGCCGCCTGGCCGCGAACGGCATCGGCATCCTCATCACAGACCACAACGTGGACGCGACCCTGAGCATCACCGACCACAACTACATCCTGATCCAGGGGAAAATCACCGCCGAGGGGGACGAGGCCCAAATCCGCGCCAACGACCACGTGCGGAAGTACTACCTGGGGCACGGCTTCGGCGTCGACGGCCGGCGCGGCGAAGAACCGGACGGCGACCCCGAAGAGAGGGCCGACCAAGATTGAGCCGGCTGGACCGACTCGTCCTCAGCGAACTGATCGGCCCCTGGGCGTTCGGGGTCGGCATCTTCACCGTGCTCATCATGGCGGGCTCCTTCCTCTTCGAGCTGACGCGCTACCTTTCTGAGGGAGTCTCGCCCGCCATCGTCCTGCAACTGACGGTTTTGCTCCTGCCGGGAGTCCTCGCCAAGACGTTCCCTATGGCCGTGCTCCTGGCAAGCCTGCTCGCCTTCGGCCGCCTCAGCGGGGACAGCGAGATCGTCGCCCTGAAGGCGGCGGGCATCAGCGTCGCGCGGATTGTGGCGCCGGTGGCCGTGTTCGGCCTGTTCGTCAGCGTCCTGGCGTTCGGCTTTGGCGAGGTGCTCGTGCCGAGCGCCACCCAGCGCGCCGTCGACCTGCGCGGGCAAATCGACGCGGACTCCAAGGGCCGCACCGCCCAACCCCGTTCGCGGCCGATCTATGAGGAAGGGCGGCTCCGCGCCTTTCTCACCGCACGGGACTTCGACTTCGTCCGCCGGATCCTCACCGGAGTCACGATTACGATCTATGGCGCGAATGAAGAGCCGACTTACTACGTCTACGCCAACGAACTGGAGTACACGAACGAGAAGAAATGGGAGATCCGAGGCGGGGCGAGCCTGACCCCGGCCGACGGCGGCTCCAAGGTCGAGTTTCAGCGGGCGTTCCCGAGCGAGGTGCCGGCCCTCACGGTCACGCCCGAAGACCTGCTCGCCCAGGCGCTGCGCGACCTCGACGCCCTGAGCATGCGGCAGATGGGCCAGCAGATCCAGCGTGAGAGGGAGAATCCCGCCGCCGACCCGGCCCAGATCGCGAACTTGGAGTTCGGCTACTGGAACAAGCTGACGCTGCCCTTGGGGGCCCTCGTCTTCGGCCTCGTCGGCGCGCCCCTGGGCATAAGGAGCCACCGGACGCCGGCCGCCACCGGCTTCTGGCTCGCCGTCCTCATCATCTTCTGTTATCTTCTTCTGTCGAACGTCATGTCGATCGCGGCGCAGGGCGGGCGTTTCCCGTCCGCTTTCGCAAGCTTTACGCCGACCGTCGTCGGACTCGTCGTGGCGTTCGTCTTGATCC carries:
- the lptB gene encoding LPS export ABC transporter ATP-binding protein, whose translation is MKVRSESLVKAYKGRRVVDGVSVTLEEGRVVGLLGPNGAGKTTTFYMVTGLIKPNQGRVFLDDRDVTSLPMFRRARIGIGYLAQESSVFRRLSVEDNLKLVMEQRGVRPEERRRRVNKLSEDLHISHLLGQPGGVLSGGERRRVEIARALATEPRFILLDEPFTGIDPVTIEELQGIIRRLAANGIGILITDHNVDATLSITDHNYILIQGKITAEGDEAQIRANDHVRKYYLGHGFGVDGRRGEEPDGDPEERADQD
- a CDS encoding LptF/LptG family permease — encoded protein: MSRLDRLVLSELIGPWAFGVGIFTVLIMAGSFLFELTRYLSEGVSPAIVLQLTVLLLPGVLAKTFPMAVLLASLLAFGRLSGDSEIVALKAAGISVARIVAPVAVFGLFVSVLAFGFGEVLVPSATQRAVDLRGQIDADSKGRTAQPRSRPIYEEGRLRAFLTARDFDFVRRILTGVTITIYGANEEPTYYVYANELEYTNEKKWEIRGGASLTPADGGSKVEFQRAFPSEVPALTVTPEDLLAQALRDLDALSMRQMGQQIQRERENPAADPAQIANLEFGYWNKLTLPLGALVFGLVGAPLGIRSHRTPAATGFWLAVLIIFCYLLLSNVMSIAAQGGRFPSAFASFTPTVVGLVVAFVLIRKRDS